From Melospiza melodia melodia isolate bMelMel2 chromosome 2, bMelMel2.pri, whole genome shotgun sequence:
AgtaccaaaaaacccaaatgaagGCAAGAAGccgaagaaaaagaagaaaactcaCATCACCTAGAGAAGTGATGAACTCCTACAGGTATTAAGATACATTTCTTGCTGCCTGGAAAACACATCAGTGCAGGAGTATTGTGTGTGCATGAGATGACACTAGAAATATTTTAACTACTTTCACCAGGAACTGCACAGAGATAAATAACACAGTAGATAATGTAAGGCTGTATTATAAACCACTATTTCAAGTATCTTCTATCCAAAAGTAACTCTTGAAGAAACATAAATACACGTTGTCACTGAAACTTACACTTGCCAGAGCTCTGTCACACAATTTTAAAACACAAAAAGCTTTCAATAATGAAAGAAAACAAGAGTTTTGCATTCAAAATGTTAAAACTTTCagtgtatatttatttatttgcattCAATGCCTTTTCTTTCAACCCATAAAATAATGACTGTAGAATATGAAAATTAGCCTATTGAATTTTATTATAAAAATTGGATCTGTCACTCACCAGTTTTTTAATCTAAATGCATCATTTTCTCTTGGCTAAGttgcatttcaatttttttcttcacAAGTCTTCACTGAATCTCTTAAACACTAAGTTCTGTCTTTTCATTCAATAAACTGGAAAAGCAGAAGCATTAAACAGGAGAATTCAGACACTGatgtactatttttttttcttttagaaaggTCACTAAAATTGCAAAAGATaggaaaaaaatgagatttttctgtCTATTTCAGACTGTTTGGAATATTTTATTAATGTTAAGTTTAATCTCAGTGTATTAAATTGTGTAAGTGAATAATTGTCTAAAGGATTACAGAAAAGTAAGAAGAATTCTTTGCAACAGGTGATTATAAGAAAGtcacaaaaataattaaaataaaaaccatCCCTGAGACATCCATTTGAATGCCTGACCTGTTTCAAGTTATAACCAAGTGATCTGTTCAAAGGTAGTAATAGTCATGATTCTTGCACTGTTCAACAAACTGAAAAGAATCATCAGTTTGGTTTGGGGATGTAAAGAAAAAGATCTTTCAGTAGCAGCACCTAGTTTTCAACAATTCAACAGTGTTCAGAAATCTGACAATTTATTATAAAGCAGCACTCACTGACATATTTTTTATTCCCTAAAGAGTTTGATCGAGTCTAGGCCCATTATGCTTCTGAACGTGACTGGGAGCTCCAGTTGAGCAGCAGACAATAAGCCCTACACAAAGATTCAGTTTTACTTCCTCTCATGAAAAGGCTGCAAGAGAAAGAAATGGCTCTTTAAAACTAACAACACGACATTTGCTAGTTTATGCATGTTtacctatttttatttttttttaatttaaaaattaaaacaaaattattcATATGATATTTACCAAAACCCATCAATTCTCATAGTTTCTAACAGAAAGCTCCTAACTCTAAATTAAATTAATCTTACTTTTTCACTGAAGATGGTTTCCACCATATCATGATATCAATAAGACAAGAACATTTACATATAAATAAGCAATGAAGAAAACAATTTCATTCCAAAATGAATAATGGCTCATAAGCAGCTTTCATAAATTTCTTTCCCTTATAAAAGTTACAGAAACCAGTGAACAtaggtgtggcagcagctctctggctacAGAAAGCAGCACACAAGTTTCCCAAGCCtttctgggaaaggctgtgaaaagaatgagaaacaatttttaccttcacttgctgcacctgttgtgaacacgtggaatgtgttatggagatttcttTATCAAAGGTGGTTTCTTAAtaagccaatggtgatggtgtttagaTTGGAGGACCAATTAGGTCCAGGTGTATTGtaactgtctataaaagcaaTGGGTTTTTAACATAAATAGAATAATAAAGAAATTGATCAGCCTGCtgagaatcatggagtcaatgcaaATTATTACCGGTCAGGGGCCTACTGTGGCAAGACACAGGCTGGTGTTACTAGTCAAATTAATGCAATTACATTCTTTTACTTACCTAAGAGAAGCATATTCAGCTTCCTGTCAACTCACTCAGTTTCAGAATCCAGTACTTTTCTTGTCAATCTTTTCATCTCGGTTCCCAGAGAATCAATGGTGTCTTTCATCAGTGCCACTTCAGGCATCTGTTCTAACTGTTCACTATCTAACTACAAATATAATCAAACACTAACAGCTGGCAAAAATAAAAAGACCTGATTTATAgaatttatttcaatttttacTGGTTTTAGCACAAATCTTTTGCTGAAGAAGAAATGTCCAAGTATCTCATTTACTCAACAATCAGTTTACTGAAAATAGTTGGCAAACACCTGAAATGTGACTTTCACATCCTTTGAAGGTAAATTGATTTCCCATCTTTTAGATCTCTGGAAGTATTTCATTTATTCATATACATTTTTGGTTGGTAACAATGCTCAAGGGCAAAAATGTTTGCCATTGATCAACATTAAAAGTTTTCAGTGCAAATTAACATGAAAGGAAACATTATGAGTGTATGAAGGGAGAAATCATGGTTTGGGACACAACATGACCAATAATGGCTTTAGGTCTCTATAAAGTTACATGCTTATGTCAATAACCAGGTAGAGAAATCACTGTAAAACACTTGCATGAAGCACCATGTAACCACCATGTAAAGCACCAGTTACCACCACGAGGCCTTCAGGtctgtagctaaaacaaagaacAGATCCAAAGCCTCCTTCACAGACTCCAACAAAGCCGGTTTGAAACCTTCAGTCTAAAGAAACCtctatatttttattaaaatgctTACACTTAACATTATTGGATTCAATTCAAAGGATTGTCCTTTCTAAATTATTTGAAACACATATTTTAAAGTACAAAAATTCTCACCTCATCGCTCTCTTCCTTTACCAATTTTTTCAGTACTAATTTCTGTGTTACTACAATCAAAGGTCAGGCCTCTAAAGAGCAAGTCTGTAAGCCTCTGCTATACAGTAGCTTCTTCAGTACTAGTGCCATAAATTTCATGTTGATGTATTGCTCTCAAAGGGTACCAAAAGAACTGGAGAAATAAGATGATGTACCTAAAACAGGGCTCCCAATATCACTACACGTCACATGTAGGCGTGTGATTAAAGTTAATTTACTACTCAGAGCTATTTCAGCCTACAGTGTATTCTTCATATCAGATGCACTCTATTTAATATTATAAACTGTGGTATTATATTTATAAACTTGGCAGGATTTTAGAAGGCTGAGGTGGAAAAAGAAGATAAACCAGAATTTATAACCATAAGATCTAGAAGAAAGATATACTGCAGAAATCAAtgttaatttatttaaaaatcaaGTTCTACCAAGACTGTAAGTAAATTTAGGATTTATATTCATTATATTAATGTTTCCATTTTCTCTTTTAGTGCCATTTGTTAGCTAACAATTGCACACACAAGTAACTTAACCCCTATTAAATACTTGCCAGAAGAGTGCAATTACATTTAGCTTTGAAGCATCAGGTCTTAGTAATGCACAGTCATAAGATAATTCACATTTAAATAGACTCCAGGTCTCTAGTCTGAACCCCTGCTCAAAGCAGAGCCAGCTCTGAGGTCAGGCTGCTCAGCACTGTGTCCAGTCCACTGTTGAAAATCTCCAAGGCTGGGGACTGCTCAACTGCCCTCATGAGAAGCAAGTATTTCCTTGTATTCAGCCTGAACCCTCCTGGCTTCAGTGGATGCCCATTGTTGCTCATCTTTCCACCAAGCACTGCAGTAAAAAGCCTGTTTATGACTTCTTGATGTCATACCTACTGGCAGGTAGGACTTATGTCCCTCTTAAGCCCCTTCTACTCCAGGCGAAACAAGCCAATCCTCACCTGGATATAAGACCACTGTGGGTAAATCTGACAAAGCTTGGTACAGtcttaaaatcacagaatcacagaatggttttagttggaaaggactttaaagaccatcttgttccgcaccccctgcaatgggcagggacaccttccatcccATCAGGTTGCTGAGTGCTCCATCCAGACTGGTCttgaacacccccagggatggggcatccacaacttctctgggcaacctgctcctcaccaccctcacagccaaaaatTTCTAacgtatctaatctaaacctgttgTCTTCCAGTTTAAAATCATCCCCCTAGCCCTGTCACTACATGTTCTTGTGAaaacccctccccagctctcttgCTGGTCCCCTTTAGGTACAGGAAGGTGCCAAAAGATGTCCCTGAagtcttcccttctccaggctgcacaaccccaactctctcagcctgtctttgtaggagaggtgctccagcccactCTGATCACCTTGTCACCATTATATtggagaccccagagctggaaaCAGCTCTCCAGGTGGTGCCTTTCCAGAGCACAGTAGAGGGAAAAGAGTCTTGGTAAATAACATCCACTGCTCTCAGCCTGTTTCCTGACAGCagtctggctggtgctgcaggattAACCAATAACATCACCTGTATTATATTTACAATTCCATAAATAATTCTTTTCCCTTACATTGTGAATAGTAGTTTAAAGCTCTTCAATTCTCTGTTCCAAATGAGCCCTTTCATTAAAAGGAGTTTCTTGGGAAATCTTTATCAAATAACAGCAGCAACAAAATCCCTTATAAAACAAGTCTCAACTCACCACAGACTTGTAAAACAATTAATTTTCAGAACCAGAAGAGAAATCCTGAGCAACTTTAATTACACTGCTAGGTAGTTTTCATGTTTAAAAAACCTGTGGGGTGGGGCTGAGGTGGGATGGGACAGACTCAAACCTGTAACTGCTCCCTGAGGCTATCATGTTCTGTAGGCATCCTTTGGCAATCTGACAGGGCTGTATTCCTTTCTGGCTCCATGTGTCTTAATACAGCTTGAGATGTCACAGGAGTGATGCTTTTAGGAGTCCTGGGGGATTTTGTAACTTCCTGACAAAGCTGGGAAATCTCCTCCTGTGCCTGTTTTTGAAATCAGTAGAATAACAGAAACAGGAATAGATAATCAATATATTactgggtcctgtggctggctaGAGCATCCCAGAACTGTGTAATATCGAAGATGAAGAAATCATTTGTGCACAGATTCTTTGATTCAGGAAAGCTTTTTTAACCCAAGACAGCACTTACAAACTTGTATTGAAGTGACAGATTCAAATCACAGAATTTCcataacttttaaaaaaatatttttttaaacaaatacttagcattctttctttttttctttaatatgaagacaaaaatatataaatatttttttttgcacATTACCTTGTTATTTCAATGAATCACACAAATAGAAATAAAACGACCTGTTCATAAACACTGAGAATTTTGTCTCTCTCAGCTGTTAAAAGTTTAGCTACCATGAATTTCTGCCATGACATTCATTTATTTTCCATGTTGACTCAAGTTTTTCACATTCTCTCAATATTTTCAAGACTTCTGGATCAGAAACCACTCCCTTAAAGAATATGGTGATATAGTGTTAAAGCAGAGAAACAAAACTTGAAACACTTTCTTATTATATCTGGTTAGAAAACTTCTATTATTGGCCCATTCCCATTTTACATGTCCTTCTGTTCACAATCAACTAGTTTTTCTTCCTGGTAGTTGCAGCTTTAGTAGTTTAACATGAGATACATTCCAAAAAATATATTCCTCATCTTCCAGAGTGACTTCCCAAGCTCACCTGGATGGATGATTTTTTTTATGCTGCACAAGTAGAGATATACTTAGGACTTGAGAATGTGTTTCCTAATGCCTACAACAAATTCTCAGTCTCACATTTATGGCAGTCTCTGTCCTTTTCCAGTGACTAAATAAAGGCATCATGCCTCAAGGTGGTATCCTTGCTTTATTTCATATTCTCTTTGTGACATAACCTGCATTAGCATCAATGAGAGAGTGCATGCACAGAAATAAAACTTTTGGAATTATTGATACTTCAATGTAAAATGGATAAATATGCTCTTTAAAATGAAGATGAAGCAGATAtctaattaaaataaatatccaTATAATACTTTAAAGTAACTTTTGAATgtctgtatttttctttctttgttataTTGCAAATATGCCTGAATGTCCTTCTAATACGTATCTAACAGGAAAGAAAGGGACATAAAAGCAAAATGTtaattattttgaaatatatCTGTTCAAAACCAAGGGTAGATTTCTACTGGAATATCTAATGAATTTTTAAATATGATAGAAAGTAGGCCACCATGTTTGTTTAAGGTCCATGAAAGGTGAATTTCTGCAATGGAAATAAAGTAGTGTGCAAGTAAGTACTGCTGAAATCCAGGAAGTCATGTAAGAGCCTAAGACAGATTCTGAAGATCAACTGCAATTCAGAAATCCAAAATTGCACATCAAATCCCATTTGTTTAAGAGCAAACTAATGTAATTTTGAGTCACTACAAAGAGTAATTTCTAGAAATTGATTCCTACATTTGATTTTGGCATTCATACTAAATAGTCACGTCCTAGGAGTACCTCTGATGATAAAGACAGCCTAGATATCTATTACAGTCATCACTGCTGACATATCCCGTAGATTAGGTGAATCCCATGCTAATATACTGTTCTCTCTGAAAGAGTCACTCAAGTTCTGCAGTTATGTGCATTTCCCTAGTCCTAGGGAAGGGAACAGATCACAGCAATCAGCAATTGGCACCTTCAGTACCTCACTGAGCATCGAGGACTCAAATTTACACACAGAGCTTACACACAGTATTTGCTCACTCACAACACCACCTTTACCAACTAGTGAAAGAGCACTTTTTGGAAAacattataatatttatatatcctAAAATATATACTTACACTACACTTGCCATTTGGTGGTAAGAATTTACTGCTGTGACACATTTCACCACTGATTTGAAAAGAAATATGGAAGACCCAGGGAAACACAGGCCAGTAACTCTTGCCTTGGTACCTGTCAAGATCATGGAGCAGATCCACCTGGTAATTTGTTGTGTTGTTGTTAGGGTCCCCAGGAtgacatgagagatgagaatttgactccatgttctcagaaggctggatatggtatgatatgatatgatatgctattattctaaaactatactaaagaaagagaggatacatcagaaagctagaaaggaatgatCATAAAAACCCATGACCGACcacagagtctgacacagctcgactgggattggtcattaattaaaaacaattcacatgagaccaaagatgcacctgttggtaagcaacctccagaccacattccaagcaatcagataattattgttttcattcttttctggggcttctcaggagaaaaatcctggcaaagggatttttcataaaataccaCAGTGACAGTAATTAGTGGCAGACAACATGATTTCACCATGGCAAATCATGCCTGACAAATTTGGTGGCCTTCTACAAGGGGGTTACAGCAGTGGTGTAAATAAGTGGTGAGGAAAAAGCAACTGCTATCATCTACCTGGGCTTGTGCAAGGCATTTGACACTGTCCTTGACAATGTCCTTGTCTCTAATCAGGAGAGACATGGAGTTCACAGATGGACCATTCTGTGCATAAAGAATTAGATGGATGGCTGCACTCAAACTGGCCAATGACTCAATGTCCAGGTGGAGACCAGTGGTGCTCTTCAGGGGCTGATATTGGGCTGGTGCTGTTTAACATCTGTCAGTGATATGGACACAAGCTGGGAGGAGAATGCATGGAGAACAGCAGTGGGGAGAAGACCCTAGAGGTGCTGGTGGACAAGAAGTCCAACATGAGCTGGCAATATGGCCTTGCAGAACAGAAGGTCAACcacaccctgggctgcagcaaaAGAGGCATGCCCAGCAGAGTGAAGGAGGTGATGCTCCCTCTCTACTCTGCcctcatgagaccccacctggagtgctgcagccagctctggagcccccagcTCAAGAAAGACACTGATCTGTGGGGGTAAGTCCTCAGGAgggctgtggtggtgtttgcaggggtcccaggacaagggaagagatcttgactccatgcttcagaaggctgatttgtattgttttatgatatatattataataaaagaaaattatatactaaaactatattaaagattagaagaaaggatttcatcagaaggctagcaaggaagggaatggaatgataataaaatcttgtgactgaccagagtctggcacagagactgacacagctggacctgtgattggtcatcaagtagaaacaattcacatggaccaatcaaagatgcacctcttgcattccacagcagcagattattgtttttctttttctctgaggcttctcagcttctcaggagaaaaaatcctgaaaatatgtctgtgacagtgggCCACTAagctgatcagagggctggagcatctctcctctGAAGatgggctgagagagctgggattgttcagcctggaaaaagaaggctccagggagactcCAGCACCTAAATGGAGATTAaagaaggctggagagggacttttcacaagggaaagtagtgataggacaagggggaatgaccTTAACCTGAAGGAGGGAAGGTTTAAATTACACAATAGGGAGGAATTGTTTATTCTCAAGAAGAATTCACTTCTTTGGAGGGTGATGAGGAAGAGATCAACTAAAAAGGCTATGGAGTCTCCACATCTGGAGGTATTCAAAAttaggctggatggagctctgagcaacctggtctagtgaaaggtgtccctgtcaaTGAAAGGGGAGTTGGAACTAGGTggtcttaaaggtcccttccaacacaaactattCTATGACTCTGATTTCCTTGAGACAGGAGCTCTATAGGACAGAAACCAAGCAGCTGTGATTGACACAATGACTTCTGGCTCAGTACCAGCACAACAGCTTACCCAAACAGCTTTCCAGTAAGCATGACATCTCTGcacttttattttctttactcTTGCTTTCCAAGATGATCATATTATTTCTACAGGTGTATATGACTGAAATTCTATAGGCAAAACAAAATGAGAGGTTAGAAATAttcctaaaaataatttttgaaaagaTGGATTGTAAAATCTTGTACAAAATTATCAGTAAACCCCTTTTCCCATTAATGCTGATATAAATATTTATGACCACTGCATTCATagaaattttaattatttctctACTTGATTTCATCCTGGGAGGTTTTTGAATAAATCTTATCTATGAAAATTCAACCTTCTCTATCAGGTTTATGATGTAGAGCACAGTTTCTCAATAAACATTACCAAAGTTAAGGAAAGGTGCTCATATTTATTTCTGATTTTAAGTACAAATGAATACTCAGTGACTGGTTCCTGCTACAACTTTTTGAAGAGCTTTTCTGTTGGAGTTAAGCCAAGCTTCTCCTCAAGTGACACAACACTTTTTCCACATCTTGACAGATAAAAAGATGATTTCctcaaataataattaaaattctTCATAGTTATTTGGGGATGGAAACAGGAGGATGGATCATAAATTGGCACACTCAGACACATGCAATACCACCATTCACTGTTGCTTTGAGTGAAATTCTTTCAAAGAATTTCTTTAAAGCACCTTTAACCCAAAGCTCCTGGGCCCACACACGGAGCATGTGATTAATGCAAAAGCCTCACAAGAGGCAGGGAAAGGCAGCATGAGCAATGCTTACAGGTCACAGGATTTCAGAGACAAAGCCAAGCAGCCAAGTCTTGTCAGTCCCAGCCCCAGGAGAGAGATGGGTATTCTGAAACTGCCACAGCTGATCAGGCGGGACTGACAGTGAACTCAGGGAGCTCAGCTGAGCACCTCCACTCTAATTAGGTTCATCTCTTCCAGAAACTAATATCCAAGGAGACACTTGCACAGATGAAAACTCCAGCAATTGCCACACAATCTCTCAGGCCTGACAAGAACAAAGCAAGTGTTAGATAAGACTGACTTAATCTTGTGAAAATAGCTTCCTTTAATTAAACCTTATCTTCTATCCAAAACCCATCTAATTAATGTATCTATCTGTAAAACTATGTGCCGGTTGTATCATCCAGAATAAATATTATTCTTTGCACTATACTTGTTCCTTGACAGTGTCAAACATTAGCTTCACACATATGATAAACACCAGTCTGAACTCAATCCTGATTTTTAATGCCAGGATAATATATTACTGGTTTACAAACATCATGAAGTTAAAACATCAGAGTATTACAAGGCTAATTAAGCTTTTCTTTATCCCACCAACAAAATAATTTCAGAGAAATTACTTCTTATGTTTCCTTATATCCCAAGATAGGAGTTCTTATTTACAGTACCTTTGGCTGCACACATCTTCTTGGAATAGCACAGACAGGGACAAGCAGACTGGTG
This genomic window contains:
- the TSGA10 gene encoding LOW QUALITY PROTEIN: testis-specific gene 10 protein (The sequence of the model RefSeq protein was modified relative to this genomic sequence to represent the inferred CDS: inserted 2 bases in 2 codons; substituted 8 bases at 8 genomic stop codons), which produces MSLLIRDKDIVKDSVKCLAQAQDTTLRHDAFIXSLEKDRDCHKCETENLLXALGNTFSSPKYISTCAAXKKSSIQGVVSDPEVLKILRECEKLESTWKINECHGRNSWXAKLLTAERDKILSVYEQAQEEISQLCQEVTKSPRTPKSITPVTSQAVLRHMEPERNTALSDCQRMPTEHDSLREQLQISQETPFNERAHLEQRIEELXTTIHNLDSEQLEQMPEVALMKDTIDSLGTEMKRLTRKVLDSETEXSXQEAEYASLSLLNEKTELSVXEIQXRLVKKKIEMQLSQEKMMHSKCESNHSETELLRKQLGNEKASMKNLESSLVSNCEKEFQSQRANQGKVSEIQVHKEQLALVENNLXSAVQNQDFTHLRNRAAQLESELDITKTQLGTEHSDRQVYVFVLCFLQLIGVKCSIVLRLRLISQINNKVLVYTALHLLCVQRLFMSLKLVC